One genomic segment of Thermodesulfobacterium sp. TA1 includes these proteins:
- a CDS encoding transposase — MRRNEVAKEPVYLALGIKPDGRREILGFWIFGSEGESAKNWENL; from the coding sequence ATTCGGCGAAATGAGGTAGCAAAGGAGCCAGTATATTTAGCTTTAGGGATAAAGCCTGATGGGAGAAGAGAAATACTTGGATTTTGGATATTTGGGTCTGAAGGAGAGAGTGCCAAGAATTGGGAAAACCTTTAA
- the cas2 gene encoding CRISPR-associated endonuclease Cas2, with product MKVILIYDIETIEPSDQKRLNKVRKIARKYLYHVQKSVFEGDLTEGQLYKLEKAILEVVDKDKDSVIIYKLPDTVKWERIILARKNFDFDSNVI from the coding sequence ATGAAGGTAATCTTAATCTACGACATTGAAACGATTGAGCCTTCTGACCAAAAAAGATTAAACAAAGTTCGTAAAATAGCAAGAAAGTATCTCTATCATGTACAAAAGTCAGTATTCGAAGGAGATTTAACAGAGGGGCAGCTTTATAAGCTTGAAAAAGCAATTTTAGAAGTAGTAGATAAAGATAAAGATAGCGTGATAATTTATAAATTACCCGACACTGTAAAATGGGAAAGAATAATTTTAGCAAGAAAAAATTTTGACTTTGATAGTAACGTAATTTAA
- the cas1b gene encoding type I-B CRISPR-associated endonuclease Cas1b — MRSFYLFSSGKLERRENTLCLSTSEGKRFIPVTQVEQIYLFGENTLNTKLVNFLSQNGILLHFFNYYGYYTGSFYPRETNISGTVIVKQVEHYLNPSQRLYLAKEIIASAIHNIHRILEKREYEKEILGLRKCEEEVMQAKSINEIMLIEAKARRIYYSTFERITNWEFGERSFRPPENPLNALISFGNSMLYTTILKEIYHTQLNPAVSFLHEPFERRFSLALDISEIFKPLIVDKLIFRLINEGLIKPSDFLKEVEFAYLTEKGRKTFVYHFDKLLESTIYHRKLKRKVKYKTLIKLELYKLIKHLLGEKKYKGLRVWW; from the coding sequence ATGAGATCTTTTTACCTTTTTTCTTCGGGCAAACTTGAAAGAAGAGAAAACACCCTTTGTCTATCTACTTCAGAAGGGAAAAGATTTATTCCTGTTACTCAAGTGGAGCAGATTTATCTCTTTGGAGAAAACACCCTTAACACAAAGCTTGTAAATTTTCTATCTCAAAATGGTATTCTACTTCACTTTTTCAATTATTATGGATATTACACCGGAAGTTTTTATCCTCGAGAAACAAACATATCAGGCACAGTGATAGTAAAACAAGTTGAGCATTACCTAAACCCTTCTCAAAGGCTTTATCTGGCTAAAGAAATCATTGCTTCTGCAATCCATAATATTCATAGAATTCTTGAAAAAAGAGAGTATGAAAAAGAAATTTTAGGCTTAAGAAAATGTGAAGAAGAAGTGATGCAAGCTAAATCTATAAATGAAATAATGCTTATAGAAGCAAAGGCTCGTAGAATTTATTATTCTACTTTTGAAAGGATCACCAATTGGGAATTTGGCGAAAGAAGTTTTAGGCCTCCCGAAAACCCTTTAAACGCTTTAATTTCTTTTGGTAATTCAATGCTTTATACCACCATTTTAAAAGAGATTTACCATACCCAACTTAATCCAGCGGTGAGTTTTTTACATGAACCGTTTGAAAGAAGGTTTTCTTTAGCTCTTGATATTTCTGAGATTTTTAAACCTTTGATAGTAGACAAATTAATTTTTCGATTAATAAATGAAGGGTTAATAAAACCTTCAGATTTCTTAAAAGAGGTAGAATTTGCTTATCTTACTGAAAAAGGAAGAAAAACCTTTGTTTATCATTTTGATAAATTGTTAGAATCTACAATCTATCATAGAAAACTAAAAAGAAAAGTAAAGTATAAAACATTAATCAAGCTTGAGCTTTATAAATTGATAAAACATCTTTTAGGAGAAAAAAAATATAAAGGATTAAGGGTCTGGTGGTAA
- the cas4 gene encoding CRISPR-associated protein Cas4, whose product MLKESFTGTQVAYYVVCKRKLWLFSHQISFEKYSDYVELGKLIDEEAFKKEKYKDIELGDVKIDFIKTKDGIVVHEIKKSRKLEPAHIWQVKFYIYKLKKLGINCSSGIIHYPKLFKKIEVKFVEEDERIIENFKKEINQILNSPLPPTIQKPYCKNCSYYEFCYS is encoded by the coding sequence ATGTTGAAAGAAAGTTTCACAGGCACACAGGTAGCTTATTATGTAGTCTGTAAAAGAAAACTCTGGCTTTTTTCTCATCAGATAAGTTTTGAAAAATATTCTGATTATGTGGAGCTTGGTAAATTAATAGATGAAGAAGCTTTTAAGAAGGAAAAGTATAAAGATATAGAACTCGGAGATGTAAAAATAGATTTTATAAAAACAAAAGATGGGATTGTGGTTCATGAGATAAAAAAGTCAAGAAAATTGGAGCCTGCTCATATTTGGCAGGTTAAGTTTTATATATACAAACTGAAAAAATTGGGGATAAATTGTTCTTCAGGAATTATTCATTACCCAAAACTTTTCAAAAAAATTGAGGTTAAATTTGTTGAGGAAGACGAAAGAATAATCGAAAATTTTAAAAAAGAGATAAACCAGATTTTAAATTCTCCTCTACCTCCTACAATACAAAAGCCTTACTGCAAAAATTGTAGTTACTATGAATTTTGCTATAGTTAA
- the cas7i gene encoding type I-B CRISPR-associated protein Cas7/Cst2/DevR: MSNESNVKYISMDIVFYGNSLNYDWGGGTNYQELKKITKWDGRQYVLVSRYALRYSILHWANKLFPEKWKLAGQNELHVEKGEVVRLKKKDKEFLEKIFKEFPEFDLFGFMIAEKGSEQAALTRTSPVKISHAISLTPTNLDAHTMANLDMVRRAGGKGSNPVTIEEKPDFYVYNITIDVERIGKYLKEEHGDEKIGDIVIDQNTAKERVVQLIETVLNLKRDIKGRREDLSPWLVVLGIYRDGRYETFIDKIMLERKTHYKVKRTYRKEGDTEIVENEIEEGLMPLFKIGLTDNVDNNAGLYIYYRKDFCDYTPKKEELEVKAKEDIIKKIEEALRLSTEN; encoded by the coding sequence ATGAGTAATGAATCCAACGTTAAGTATATTTCGATGGATATAGTTTTTTATGGCAACTCCTTAAACTACGATTGGGGTGGAGGGACAAACTACCAAGAACTTAAGAAGATAACAAAATGGGATGGTAGACAATATGTTTTGGTAAGCAGATACGCACTTAGATACAGTATATTGCACTGGGCGAATAAGCTATTTCCCGAAAAATGGAAGTTGGCAGGACAAAACGAATTACATGTGGAAAAAGGAGAAGTTGTAAGACTTAAAAAGAAAGACAAGGAGTTCCTAGAAAAAATTTTCAAGGAATTTCCCGAATTTGATCTGTTTGGATTCATGATTGCAGAAAAAGGCAGCGAGCAGGCAGCTTTAACAAGAACCTCACCTGTAAAAATAAGTCATGCCATATCACTGACACCTACAAATCTCGATGCGCATACTATGGCAAATTTGGATATGGTCAGAAGAGCAGGTGGTAAGGGTAGCAATCCAGTGACGATTGAAGAAAAACCTGACTTTTACGTATACAACATTACAATAGATGTCGAAAGAATCGGAAAATATCTTAAAGAGGAACACGGAGATGAAAAGATAGGAGATATTGTGATCGATCAGAATACGGCAAAAGAAAGAGTTGTTCAGTTAATTGAGACGGTATTAAACCTAAAAAGAGACATCAAGGGGAGAAGAGAAGACCTTTCACCATGGCTTGTTGTGCTTGGTATCTATAGGGACGGAAGATACGAGACATTCATTGACAAAATAATGTTAGAGAGAAAAACGCACTATAAAGTTAAGAGGACTTATAGGAAAGAGGGAGATACAGAAATAGTTGAAAATGAAATTGAAGAAGGGTTGATGCCATTGTTCAAGATAGGGCTAACGGATAACGTTGACAACAACGCCGGATTGTATATTTACTATCGAAAAGACTTTTGCGATTACACACCGAAGAAAGAAGAACTAGAAGTGAAGGCAAAGGAAGATATTATTAAAAAAATTGAAGAAGCATTAAGATTGTCAACAGAAAATTAG
- the cas5 gene encoding CRISPR-associated protein Cas5, giving the protein MNEKIIYVELFQPFSQYRNLFTFYYAQSYPLPPKSTVIGMLQNATDRYYELEFWKLRVSIHGGFESVFWNYQQLIKGYVEVDSKLKVINQGKLLYNEGIKAQRTPVHQQELFNGHLYFFIKGPKEIVDEIHYALEKPNKILSLGRSEDVVYIRKVLDINPKNIETKTVKKNIWLTYPTYIKLKANGKRFPIKNEKFPVYSIPVRVEFWNDGKPVKNKAEINKKTERKVCFETVIYTGLDYVVYLSKEVKVETFKINLNGKNLIFKIPSEFGWL; this is encoded by the coding sequence ATGAATGAGAAAATAATATACGTTGAACTGTTCCAACCTTTTTCACAATACAGGAACCTATTCACTTTTTACTATGCGCAATCATATCCTCTACCGCCCAAAAGCACGGTAATAGGAATGCTGCAAAATGCAACTGACAGGTATTATGAGCTTGAGTTCTGGAAACTAAGAGTCAGCATTCACGGAGGATTTGAGAGTGTGTTCTGGAACTACCAGCAGTTAATCAAGGGGTATGTAGAGGTTGATAGTAAATTAAAAGTAATAAATCAGGGGAAACTACTATACAATGAGGGTATTAAAGCCCAGAGAACTCCGGTTCACCAGCAAGAACTTTTTAATGGTCATCTCTACTTCTTTATTAAAGGACCTAAGGAAATCGTCGATGAAATACATTATGCTTTGGAAAAACCTAATAAAATACTGTCCCTCGGAAGAAGCGAGGATGTTGTGTACATAAGAAAAGTATTGGACATAAATCCCAAAAACATAGAAACAAAAACTGTAAAGAAAAACATCTGGTTAACGTATCCAACGTATATTAAGCTGAAAGCCAATGGAAAACGTTTTCCAATAAAAAACGAGAAGTTTCCTGTTTACTCGATTCCAGTTAGGGTGGAATTTTGGAATGATGGCAAGCCTGTCAAAAACAAAGCAGAAATCAACAAAAAAACTGAAAGAAAGGTTTGTTTTGAAACTGTTATCTACACAGGGCTTGATTATGTGGTTTATCTAAGCAAAGAAGTTAAAGTTGAGACATTTAAGATAAACCTGAACGGAAAAAATCTTATATTTAAGATCCCTTCAGAATTCGGGTGGTTGTGA
- the cas3 gene encoding CRISPR-associated helicase Cas3': MKLIDLLRAKSEGQESLLFKEHIIEALQRAKQLKNFIDANKESIKCQQLKDIEFFEALATAIILHDLGKVNYEFQKMVYDKASEEWEKVKEFLKVLRNVNLKDHEVLSSIWASILLDNSEWNAKIRTAVLLHHYNGYFVNEKDLMGIVEDYRENIMLYLKFLIEKKDEIDDFLNDLLNEINEKFEEDFIKSAVSKIQKINVFERAKDLLEKIENREDDISEFADFYNINNENPDYDFMLFLGCLRRCDYSASGGVDLELEKINNMEDVYTTLKERIKTKVKSDSLWQENILEKIDPLKPIVLVAPTGSGKTEFALLWAEKNNRKLIYTLPLRVALNDLFFRFREADHAYFEKEFVDVLHSTAFIEYLGREKVYESGDIEKKLTAAKLLSSPILLTTPDQVFLTSLNYYGSDKVLAVYPLSSIVIDEVQTYDEEMASIIVKTLQIVQKLGGVVIVMTATLPPYFEPFLKGEVDFTDLQFDFIDLQDIKENVKNYNIKRHKIKVVDKALVKYVDNDKKDKELKKGKKDIDISDELELWLDEFKDKNMFIVVNNVSKAIAIYEWLKNKDYPNIFLLHSRLIEKEKSRRIKLIKELIKPNKNEEEISKLKQEGEKINPDKPAIVVATQIIEASVDLDFDAMITEISTIDSQIQRWGRVYRNKDQDYNKEEPNIVIFAGEQEEGKTKIDKGTKAIYDKKVIEKTIEVLKEFEGKVLNYDDERAMVNEVFNREVEVEGYQGTLKDFYIKKIRENLDFLKYFTVEKKSQAQRVFRRIAGIQVVIPEIMKHYGDELTEKFAEIVENLDLNKITWEEIVDELNKKLSNGLNKIETKWMLKKILYEYSINIPVFYWEGGKLSNLRTHEFKGFQVLKLSREQAEEVYWYGIDKILKKEEEEVYFDNII; this comes from the coding sequence ATGAAGCTAATAGATTTGTTAAGGGCAAAATCCGAAGGCCAAGAGAGCCTTTTGTTTAAAGAGCACATAATTGAGGCCCTACAAAGAGCAAAACAATTAAAGAATTTTATAGATGCAAACAAAGAATCCATAAAATGCCAGCAGTTAAAAGACATCGAATTTTTTGAGGCTTTAGCAACGGCTATAATTTTACATGATTTAGGAAAAGTAAATTACGAATTTCAAAAAATGGTGTATGACAAAGCTTCTGAAGAGTGGGAAAAAGTTAAGGAATTTCTTAAAGTATTGCGAAATGTTAATCTGAAGGATCACGAAGTACTGTCTTCTATCTGGGCTTCTATACTTTTAGATAACAGTGAATGGAACGCGAAAATTAGAACTGCTGTATTACTCCATCACTATAACGGGTACTTTGTAAATGAGAAAGACCTCATGGGAATTGTAGAAGACTATCGTGAGAACATAATGCTATATTTAAAGTTCTTGATTGAGAAAAAGGATGAAATTGATGATTTCTTAAATGATCTTTTAAACGAAATCAACGAAAAATTTGAAGAAGATTTTATAAAATCAGCTGTTAGTAAGATTCAAAAAATCAACGTTTTTGAAAGAGCAAAAGACCTTCTTGAAAAAATAGAAAATCGCGAAGACGATATATCTGAATTCGCAGATTTTTATAACATTAACAATGAAAATCCAGATTACGATTTTATGCTATTTCTTGGTTGTTTGAGGAGATGCGATTATTCTGCAAGCGGTGGCGTTGATTTAGAGTTAGAGAAAATAAACAATATGGAAGATGTTTATACTACTCTGAAAGAGAGGATAAAAACCAAAGTTAAATCAGATTCATTATGGCAAGAAAACATCTTAGAAAAAATAGATCCTCTAAAGCCTATAGTCCTGGTGGCACCTACAGGTTCTGGAAAAACAGAATTTGCACTGTTATGGGCAGAGAAAAATAATAGAAAGCTGATCTACACCTTACCCCTTAGAGTGGCGTTAAATGATCTTTTTTTTAGATTCAGAGAGGCGGATCATGCATATTTCGAAAAAGAATTCGTTGATGTTTTGCATTCTACTGCGTTCATAGAATATCTGGGGAGAGAAAAAGTTTATGAATCGGGAGATATAGAAAAGAAGTTAACCGCAGCAAAACTCTTATCGTCTCCAATTTTACTAACTACGCCAGATCAGGTTTTTCTAACATCTTTAAACTACTACGGTTCGGATAAAGTTTTGGCCGTCTATCCATTATCTTCTATAGTGATTGATGAAGTTCAGACTTATGATGAAGAAATGGCATCCATAATAGTGAAAACGCTTCAAATTGTCCAAAAACTTGGTGGTGTTGTGATTGTGATGACAGCAACGCTGCCACCTTACTTTGAACCGTTCCTTAAAGGTGAAGTTGATTTTACAGATTTGCAGTTTGATTTTATAGATTTGCAGGATATTAAAGAAAATGTCAAGAACTACAACATCAAGAGGCATAAGATTAAGGTTGTAGATAAGGCTCTTGTTAAATACGTAGATAATGATAAAAAAGATAAAGAATTAAAAAAAGGTAAAAAAGATATAGATATATCGGATGAACTTGAGTTATGGCTCGATGAGTTCAAAGACAAAAACATGTTCATAGTCGTAAACAATGTTAGCAAGGCAATAGCTATCTACGAATGGTTAAAAAACAAAGATTATCCAAACATCTTTCTTTTGCACTCCCGATTAATCGAGAAAGAAAAAAGTAGGCGCATTAAGTTGATTAAGGAACTCATCAAACCTAACAAAAACGAAGAAGAGATTAGTAAACTAAAACAAGAAGGTGAAAAAATAAACCCAGATAAGCCAGCTATTGTTGTTGCAACTCAAATTATCGAAGCCTCGGTTGATCTAGATTTTGACGCAATGATTACGGAGATTTCAACTATAGATAGTCAAATCCAGAGATGGGGTAGAGTCTATAGAAATAAGGATCAAGATTATAATAAAGAAGAGCCAAACATCGTTATTTTTGCCGGAGAGCAAGAAGAAGGTAAAACAAAAATAGACAAAGGAACTAAAGCGATTTATGATAAAAAAGTTATAGAAAAAACAATCGAGGTTTTAAAAGAATTCGAAGGTAAAGTTCTGAACTACGACGATGAGAGAGCAATGGTAAATGAAGTTTTCAACAGAGAAGTCGAAGTTGAAGGTTATCAAGGAACACTTAAGGATTTTTACATTAAAAAAATCAGAGAAAACTTAGATTTCCTGAAATACTTTACAGTTGAAAAAAAGAGTCAAGCACAGCGGGTTTTTAGAAGAATAGCTGGAATTCAAGTGGTAATTCCTGAAATTATGAAGCATTATGGAGATGAATTAACAGAAAAGTTTGCCGAAATCGTTGAAAATCTAGATTTAAACAAAATAACATGGGAAGAAATTGTGGACGAACTTAATAAGAAGTTATCAAATGGTTTAAATAAAATAGAAACTAAATGGATGCTTAAGAAAATCCTTTACGAGTATTCGATTAACATCCCAGTATTTTACTGGGAAGGTGGGAAACTCTCAAACTTAAGAACTCATGAATTCAAAGGATTTCAGGTTTTAAAACTTTCAAGAGAGCAAGCAGAAGAAGTATACTGGTATGGAATTGATAAAATACTCAAAAAAGAGGAAGAAGAAGTATATTTTGATAATATTATCTAA